The proteins below are encoded in one region of Macrococcus armenti:
- the pcrA gene encoding DNA helicase PcrA, with protein sequence MNDLLKHMNEEQRQAVMTTEGPLLIMAGAGSGKTRVLTHRIAYLIDEKDVSPYKILAITFTNKAAKEMKERVKKIVGEHSDVIWISTFHSMCVRILRRDIDRIGIERNFTILDPTDQRSVVKDILKRENIDPKKYDPRMFVAEISNLKNEMKSPNDAIEAASDFMGMMISKVYAEYQKVLLKNHALDFDDLIMTTIQLFERVPEVLDYYQSKFQYIHVDEYQDTNKAQYILVKMLADKFKNICVVGDSDQSIYGWRGADIYNILSFEDDYKEAKTIFLERNYRSTKNILFAANEVIKNNTERKPKALWTDNDHGSKINYYKAMSERAEAEYIVSEILKKKRENYALSDMAILYRTNAQSRVIEETLMKSNINYTMVGGTKFYDRKEIKDLLSYLRLVANSNEDISFTRIINTPKRGIGPGALDKIVAYAEHNGLSYFDALAEVDFIGLPKKTTEKLVEFYTMMDNLMKQQEFLSITELTEMLLDKSGYMQMLEAENTLESQSRIENIQEFMNVPKDYEKDTPIEEQSLINFLTDLQLVADVDNADLEAGVTLMTMHSAKGLEFKVVFIAGLEESIFPHSRSLNSDSEMEEERRLMYVAITRAEEHLYLSHAEMRNLFGRTQANKKSRFISEIPNDILDTPSQAKKFPTGVKRGPARRMTQAASAAQAQSTFKVGDKVMHKAWGEGLISNVTEKGGSTELDIIFKSVGMKRLLSQFAPIEKKE encoded by the coding sequence ATGAACGATTTATTAAAGCACATGAATGAAGAACAACGCCAGGCAGTAATGACGACAGAGGGTCCATTGCTTATCATGGCAGGTGCAGGTTCTGGTAAGACACGCGTATTGACACACCGCATTGCATATTTAATTGACGAGAAAGATGTTTCACCGTATAAAATTCTTGCAATCACATTTACGAACAAAGCAGCAAAAGAAATGAAAGAACGTGTTAAGAAAATTGTAGGTGAACATAGTGATGTTATATGGATTTCAACATTCCACTCTATGTGTGTCCGTATATTAAGGCGCGATATTGATCGCATTGGTATTGAACGCAACTTTACGATACTTGACCCGACAGATCAGCGCTCAGTAGTTAAGGACATATTAAAACGAGAGAATATCGATCCGAAGAAATATGATCCACGCATGTTCGTTGCAGAAATCTCTAACTTAAAAAATGAAATGAAGTCACCGAATGATGCAATTGAAGCGGCAAGTGATTTTATGGGGATGATGATCAGTAAAGTCTATGCTGAATATCAGAAAGTATTGCTTAAAAACCATGCTCTCGATTTCGATGATTTGATTATGACGACGATTCAGTTGTTTGAACGTGTCCCTGAAGTACTGGACTACTACCAGTCGAAGTTTCAGTATATTCATGTGGACGAGTATCAGGATACGAATAAAGCGCAGTATATTCTCGTAAAAATGTTAGCAGATAAATTTAAGAACATTTGTGTTGTCGGAGATTCTGATCAGTCGATATACGGTTGGCGTGGCGCTGATATATATAATATCTTGAGCTTTGAAGATGATTATAAAGAAGCGAAAACGATTTTTTTAGAGCGTAATTACCGTTCAACGAAAAATATTTTATTCGCTGCAAATGAAGTCATTAAAAATAACACAGAACGAAAACCGAAAGCACTCTGGACAGATAATGATCACGGCTCTAAGATCAATTATTATAAAGCAATGTCAGAACGTGCTGAAGCGGAGTATATCGTATCTGAAATTCTGAAGAAAAAGCGTGAAAATTATGCGTTAAGTGATATGGCAATTTTATATCGTACAAATGCACAGTCCCGTGTTATCGAGGAAACGCTTATGAAGTCTAACATTAATTATACGATGGTTGGCGGTACGAAGTTCTATGACAGAAAAGAGATTAAAGATTTGCTGAGCTATCTTCGACTTGTTGCAAATAGCAATGAAGACATAAGCTTTACAAGAATTATTAATACGCCAAAGCGAGGTATTGGACCTGGTGCACTCGATAAAATTGTCGCATATGCAGAACATAATGGTCTGAGCTATTTCGATGCGTTAGCTGAAGTAGACTTTATCGGTTTACCGAAGAAGACGACAGAGAAACTTGTTGAATTTTATACGATGATGGATAACTTAATGAAACAGCAGGAGTTTCTGTCAATCACTGAACTTACTGAAATGCTGCTTGATAAGTCGGGTTATATGCAGATGCTTGAAGCGGAGAATACATTAGAATCACAATCCCGTATCGAGAATATTCAGGAGTTTATGAACGTACCGAAAGATTACGAAAAGGACACGCCGATTGAAGAGCAGTCACTGATTAATTTCTTAACAGACTTACAGCTCGTTGCAGATGTTGATAATGCAGACTTAGAAGCAGGCGTTACGCTTATGACGATGCACTCAGCAAAAGGGTTAGAGTTTAAAGTCGTCTTTATTGCAGGACTTGAAGAATCAATATTCCCGCATAGCAGAAGTTTAAATAGCGATAGTGAAATGGAAGAAGAACGCCGTTTAATGTATGTTGCAATTACGAGAGCAGAAGAGCATCTTTATTTATCACATGCTGAAATGCGTAACTTATTCGGCAGAACGCAGGCAAATAAAAAATCGAGATTTATTTCAGAAATTCCGAATGATATTCTTGATACACCGTCACAAGCTAAAAAGTTCCCTACAGGTGTTAAACGCGGACCAGCACGCAGAATGACGCAAGCGGCTTCTGCTGCTCAAGCTCAATCGACTTTTAAAGTTGGTGATAAAGTAATGCATAAAGCATGGGGAGAAGGCTTAATCAGTAATGTGACGGAAAAAGGCGGATCTACAGAACTCGATATTATCTTTAAATCAGTCGGCATGAAGCGTCTATTGAGCCAGTTTGCCCCAATTGAAAAGAAGGAGTAA
- a CDS encoding M15 family metallopeptidase, producing MKKIFIAVILCVLTACSNEAVISEKHPYTEPKYERVTRGGVTYINDVLIVNKQIGLPPDFNPGENRYAKMKLNQMIKVAKKDNQKLVVRSAFRSYKEQEKLYKQYKAVDKNADSYSAKPGHSEHQTGLAFDIGSETSAKDFTISFGNTTEGAWLARNAHKYGFIIRYPEGKTHITGYQYEPWHVRYVGTKIAHEIFTKKVTLEEYLGLYPKDVTVEN from the coding sequence ATGAAGAAAATCTTTATCGCTGTCATCCTTTGTGTGTTAACGGCATGTTCAAACGAAGCAGTAATCAGTGAAAAACATCCATACACTGAACCAAAGTATGAGCGTGTTACGAGAGGTGGCGTAACGTATATCAATGACGTACTCATTGTAAACAAACAAATAGGACTTCCACCTGATTTTAATCCAGGGGAAAATCGATATGCAAAAATGAAGCTGAACCAAATGATTAAAGTTGCAAAAAAGGACAATCAGAAACTTGTCGTAAGAAGTGCATTCCGTTCATATAAGGAGCAGGAAAAATTATATAAACAATATAAAGCTGTTGATAAAAATGCAGATAGTTATAGTGCAAAACCGGGGCATTCAGAACACCAGACAGGTCTTGCATTTGATATTGGTTCAGAGACATCTGCAAAGGATTTTACCATATCGTTCGGGAACACAACAGAAGGTGCGTGGCTTGCGCGTAATGCACATAAGTACGGTTTTATTATCAGATATCCTGAAGGGAAGACACATATTACAGGGTATCAGTATGAACCATGGCATGTCCGATATGTCGGAACGAAGATTGCACACGAAATATTTACAAAAAAAGTAACGCTTGAAGAGTATCTAGGATTATATCCGAAAGACGTAACAGTAGAAAATTAG
- the purB gene encoding adenylosuccinate lyase, whose protein sequence is MIERYSREEMSNIWTEQNRFEAWLEVEILASEAWAELGYIPKEDVKLIRQNARVDVERAKEIEMETRHDVVAFTRQVSETLGEEKKWVHYGLTSTDVVDTALSYMIKQANDIIEKDLERFIEVLKQKALKHKTTLMMGRTHGVHAEPTTFGLKMALWYMEMQRNLKRFKEVRKEIEVGKMSGAVGTFANIPPEIESYVCEKLGLGCAEISTQTLQRDRHAYYIATLSLIATSIEKFAVEVRGLQKTETREVEEAFAKGQKGSSAMPHKRNPIGSENVTGIARVIRGYLTTAYENVPLWHERDISHSSAERIMLPDVTIALDYMLNRFTNIIDNLTVYEENMKANMEKTFGLIYSQRVMLTLIDKGMVREEAYDTVQPKAMESWATKTPFRELVEQDSKITDLLSKEELDECFNENHHLNQIDTLFRRAGLE, encoded by the coding sequence ATGATTGAACGTTATTCAAGAGAAGAGATGTCTAACATCTGGACGGAACAAAACAGATTTGAAGCTTGGTTAGAAGTTGAAATTTTAGCGAGTGAAGCATGGGCAGAGCTTGGATATATCCCGAAAGAAGACGTGAAATTAATTCGTCAGAATGCTCGTGTTGATGTTGAGCGCGCTAAAGAAATCGAAATGGAAACACGTCACGACGTTGTAGCATTCACACGTCAAGTTTCTGAAACTTTAGGTGAAGAGAAAAAGTGGGTACACTACGGTTTAACAAGTACAGACGTAGTTGACACAGCTTTAAGCTACATGATTAAACAAGCCAACGACATTATCGAGAAAGATCTTGAAAGATTCATCGAAGTATTAAAACAAAAAGCATTAAAACATAAAACTACATTAATGATGGGTAGAACGCACGGTGTACACGCAGAGCCTACAACATTCGGTTTAAAGATGGCATTATGGTACATGGAAATGCAACGTAACTTAAAGCGTTTCAAAGAAGTACGTAAAGAAATCGAAGTTGGTAAGATGAGTGGTGCAGTAGGTACTTTTGCAAACATTCCACCTGAAATTGAAAGCTACGTATGTGAAAAATTAGGATTAGGATGTGCTGAAATTTCAACACAAACACTACAACGTGATCGTCATGCATACTACATTGCTACATTAAGCTTAATCGCGACATCAATTGAGAAGTTTGCTGTAGAAGTACGTGGACTTCAAAAAACTGAAACACGTGAAGTAGAAGAAGCATTCGCTAAAGGTCAGAAAGGTTCTTCAGCGATGCCGCATAAACGTAACCCGATTGGATCAGAAAATGTTACAGGAATCGCACGTGTTATTCGTGGATACTTAACAACAGCATACGAAAACGTACCATTATGGCATGAGCGTGATATTTCACATTCATCAGCTGAACGTATTATGTTACCGGACGTAACAATTGCATTAGATTATATGTTAAACCGCTTCACAAACATTATCGACAACTTAACTGTATACGAAGAAAACATGAAAGCGAACATGGAAAAGACATTCGGTTTAATCTACTCACAACGTGTAATGCTTACATTAATCGATAAAGGTATGGTTCGAGAAGAAGCTTATGACACTGTTCAACCGAAAGCGATGGAATCTTGGGCAACGAAGACACCATTCCGCGAGTTAGTTGAACAAGATAGTAAGATTACAGACTTATTATCTAAAGAAGAACTTGATGAGTGTTTCAACGAAAATCATCATTTAAATCAAATAGATACATTATTCCGCCGCGCTGGATTAGAATAA
- a CDS encoding heptaprenylglyceryl phosphate synthase encodes MYEVKDWQHIFKLDPAKEISDAHLELICESGTDAIFIGGSDNITVDNVLDLMSRVRRYPVPCVLELSTIESAMPGFDHYMIPSVLNSPDVQFHNGLLHEAIKQFGHMIDYDLFTMEGYIVLNKDSKVAQLTKANTELSTDDIEAYAEMIEEVYKLKAMYIEYSGTYGDVEMVKAAKQKLKSTRLIYGGGIDSRARAQEMREVADTIVVGNIIYTDIKAALQTVKVG; translated from the coding sequence ATGTACGAAGTAAAAGATTGGCAGCATATATTTAAGTTAGATCCAGCAAAAGAGATTAGCGATGCGCATCTGGAACTTATTTGTGAGTCTGGGACAGATGCGATATTTATTGGTGGGTCTGATAATATTACTGTAGATAATGTACTCGATCTGATGAGTCGTGTAAGAAGGTATCCGGTTCCGTGTGTGCTGGAGTTATCAACGATTGAAAGTGCGATGCCAGGGTTTGATCATTATATGATTCCATCTGTGCTCAATAGTCCGGATGTTCAGTTTCATAACGGATTGTTGCACGAAGCAATTAAGCAGTTCGGTCATATGATTGATTATGATTTGTTTACGATGGAAGGCTATATTGTTTTGAATAAGGACAGTAAAGTTGCGCAGTTAACGAAAGCGAACACCGAATTATCAACAGATGATATTGAAGCGTATGCTGAGATGATTGAAGAAGTATATAAGTTAAAGGCAATGTATATAGAATACAGTGGCACATACGGTGATGTGGAAATGGTTAAGGCTGCCAAGCAGAAATTGAAATCTACTCGTCTCATATATGGTGGTGGCATTGATTCGCGAGCACGAGCACAGGAGATGCGTGAAGTCGCTGATACAATTGTTGTCGGCAATATTATATACACAGATATTAAAGCAGCATTACAAACAGTAAAGGTAGGATAA
- a CDS encoding CamS family sex pheromone protein gives MKRISILLLSSIILASCSNDAPNKEDNKDSTSKQISTDNQISNNYFRTLLPFKESQARGLTSSNMASSYNGEAFEDGLLNISKKVYSPDDYLYRDGQMLSKSAVESYLEPEYTKQEIDNMDKDERIEKNAYANFGLNPSHKSETNPEKIAENSPAYLSHILEQDFYTEDDAKKQKLSAMTIGLAMNSVYYYQKEEYGPTFSVKLDRKEIEKQAKQMSDEILSRLRVKQELKDIPITFAVFVQSSAESITPGEFITYGTSKEGSKKIGEWNKVNENYVLVPSGEAGELDEKLNNGFKQFNDQLQNYFPNFTQAIGTGYFVDDSIRSLKINVPLDYYGKAEVVGVTQYIADLSMKHFGQVDKFEISIVDNNRPRALIVKEKGDKAPYIHVYE, from the coding sequence ATGAAACGAATAAGTATATTATTGTTGTCATCAATTATTTTGGCAAGTTGTTCAAATGACGCACCGAATAAAGAGGACAACAAAGATAGTACAAGTAAACAAATCTCAACAGATAATCAAATTTCAAACAACTATTTCAGAACACTGCTACCATTTAAAGAAAGTCAGGCACGTGGACTTACGAGCTCTAATATGGCAAGTAGTTACAATGGTGAAGCGTTTGAAGATGGACTGCTCAATATTAGTAAGAAAGTATATAGCCCGGATGACTATTTATACCGAGATGGACAGATGTTATCAAAAAGTGCGGTGGAAAGTTATTTAGAACCGGAATATACGAAGCAGGAAATCGATAATATGGATAAAGATGAACGTATCGAGAAGAATGCATATGCAAACTTTGGATTGAACCCATCACATAAAAGTGAAACAAATCCTGAGAAAATTGCAGAAAATTCACCTGCATACTTATCACATATATTAGAACAGGACTTCTATACAGAAGATGATGCTAAAAAGCAGAAACTCTCTGCGATGACGATAGGGCTTGCGATGAATAGCGTTTATTACTATCAGAAAGAAGAATATGGACCGACATTCAGCGTTAAGCTTGATAGAAAAGAAATTGAAAAACAGGCGAAACAAATGTCGGATGAAATCTTATCAAGATTACGTGTTAAACAGGAATTAAAGGATATTCCGATTACATTTGCAGTATTTGTTCAGTCATCTGCTGAAAGCATTACGCCAGGTGAATTTATTACTTATGGTACAAGTAAAGAAGGCAGTAAGAAAATTGGTGAATGGAATAAAGTAAACGAGAATTATGTATTGGTGCCATCAGGTGAAGCGGGAGAATTAGATGAGAAGTTAAACAATGGATTCAAACAGTTTAATGATCAACTACAGAATTACTTCCCGAACTTCACACAGGCAATCGGTACAGGATACTTTGTAGATGATTCCATTCGTTCACTTAAAATTAATGTACCGCTTGATTATTACGGTAAAGCTGAAGTTGTAGGAGTAACGCAATATATTGCGGATTTATCGATGAAGCATTTTGGACAAGTAGATAAGTTCGAAATATCGATTGTCGATAATAATAGGCCACGTGCATTAATTGTTAAGGAAAAGGGCGATAAAGCACCATACATTCATGTATACGAATAA
- the ligA gene encoding NAD-dependent DNA ligase LigA has protein sequence MNIEQRVAELHELLHKYNYEYHVQDNPSVPDSEYDKLLHELINIEENHPELKTEDSPTVRVGGTPVSAFEKVDHDTPMLSLGNAFSKDDLLAFDKRVRDEVGNVEYMVELKIDGLAVSLKYVDGVFVQGLTRGDGTTGENITQNLKTIHAIPLTLKTPLTFEVRGEAYMPRKSFIALNEYRAKVGEQLAANPRNAAAGSLRQLDSKLTAKRKLDIFLYSVNDLRELNAQSQSEALNKLDEIGFKTNHERKLCRNMEEVFEYIEHWTEARNELAYDIDGIVIKVNDLSKQDELGFTAKSPKWAIAYKFPAEEVVTTLFDIELSIGRTGVVTPTAILEPVKVAGTTVGRASLHNEDLIQEKDIRIGDAVVVRKAGEIIPEVVRVVLDRRPDNTEPYRMPEICPSCGHELVRIEGEVALRCINPKCDAKLVEGVIHFVSRTAMNIDGLGERIVEILYNEDIINDVADLYTLDRDRLLTLERMGEKKVDKLLQAIEASKSNSLERLLFGLGIRHLGAKASMILAQEFGTMEKLKSATIEQLTQIDDIGEKMAQSLVTYLQNEDIIHLLEKLEQYGVNMRYTGNTKEDIEIHPVFGEKTIVLTGKLTIMSRSEATKALTNLGAKVTSSVTKKTDIVIAGSDAGSKKDKAEALNIPVWTEEMMVDALRN, from the coding sequence ATGAATATTGAACAAAGAGTAGCAGAACTGCATGAGTTATTACATAAATATAATTATGAATATCACGTTCAGGATAACCCCTCTGTACCCGATAGTGAATATGATAAATTATTACATGAACTGATTAATATAGAAGAAAACCATCCCGAATTAAAGACAGAGGACTCACCAACTGTACGTGTTGGAGGTACACCTGTATCGGCGTTTGAAAAGGTTGACCATGACACGCCGATGTTAAGTCTTGGGAATGCTTTCAGTAAAGACGATTTACTGGCATTTGATAAACGTGTAAGAGACGAAGTCGGTAATGTGGAATATATGGTAGAGCTAAAAATCGATGGTCTTGCTGTATCACTGAAATACGTTGATGGCGTATTCGTACAAGGTTTAACGCGTGGAGATGGTACGACAGGTGAGAACATTACGCAGAACTTAAAGACAATTCATGCAATTCCGCTCACGTTAAAAACACCACTTACGTTTGAAGTGCGTGGTGAAGCATATATGCCGAGAAAGTCATTTATTGCACTTAATGAATATAGAGCAAAAGTTGGCGAACAGCTTGCAGCAAACCCACGTAACGCAGCAGCAGGTTCACTTCGTCAGCTGGACTCAAAACTTACAGCGAAGCGTAAACTTGATATTTTCCTATATAGTGTTAATGATTTGCGTGAACTTAATGCACAAAGCCAGAGCGAAGCATTAAATAAACTGGACGAAATTGGTTTTAAAACAAATCATGAACGCAAGCTTTGTCGTAATATGGAAGAAGTGTTTGAATATATTGAACATTGGACAGAAGCGCGTAATGAATTAGCGTATGATATTGATGGTATCGTTATTAAAGTAAACGATTTAAGCAAGCAGGACGAACTTGGATTTACTGCGAAGAGTCCGAAGTGGGCAATTGCATACAAATTCCCGGCAGAAGAAGTTGTTACAACTCTATTTGATATAGAATTATCAATCGGTAGAACGGGTGTCGTGACACCGACTGCAATATTAGAACCGGTTAAAGTTGCAGGGACGACAGTTGGACGTGCTTCTTTGCATAACGAGGATTTAATACAGGAGAAGGATATTCGTATTGGTGATGCAGTTGTTGTTCGTAAAGCCGGTGAAATCATACCGGAAGTTGTCCGTGTCGTATTAGATAGACGACCTGATAACACAGAACCTTATCGCATGCCTGAAATTTGTCCATCATGTGGTCATGAACTCGTAAGAATTGAAGGGGAAGTTGCATTAAGATGTATTAATCCGAAGTGTGATGCAAAACTTGTAGAAGGCGTTATTCACTTCGTATCGCGCACAGCGATGAACATAGATGGATTAGGTGAACGCATCGTTGAAATATTATATAACGAAGATATAATAAATGATGTTGCAGACCTATATACGCTTGATCGTGACCGACTATTGACATTAGAACGAATGGGTGAGAAGAAAGTAGATAAGTTGCTGCAGGCAATTGAAGCATCAAAATCAAACTCATTAGAACGCTTATTGTTCGGCTTAGGTATTCGACATTTAGGTGCGAAAGCAAGCATGATACTTGCACAGGAATTTGGAACGATGGAAAAATTAAAGTCTGCAACGATAGAGCAACTTACGCAAATTGACGATATCGGTGAGAAAATGGCGCAATCACTCGTTACGTATCTACAAAATGAAGATATCATTCATCTGCTTGAAAAATTAGAACAATACGGTGTGAATATGCGTTATACTGGAAACACAAAAGAAGACATCGAAATTCATCCGGTATTTGGAGAAAAGACGATTGTGTTAACAGGAAAGCTTACAATAATGTCGCGTAGTGAAGCAACGAAAGCATTGACGAATCTTGGTGCGAAAGTCACAAGCTCAGTAACGAAAAAGACAGATATCGTTATTGCCGGAAGTGATGCGGGTAGTAAAAAAGATAAAGCTGAAGCATTAAATATTCCGGTATGGACCGAAGAAATGATGGTTGATGCACTACGAAATTAA
- a CDS encoding YerC/YecD family TrpR-related protein, with product MQIDKLRGKQLDDLFDAILTLETREECYQFFDDLCTVNELQSLSQRLLVAKMIKQGHTYASIEKESGASTATISRVKRSLQWGNDAYTLVLGRMDKED from the coding sequence ATGCAAATTGACAAATTAAGAGGTAAACAACTAGATGATTTATTTGATGCAATATTAACGCTTGAAACGCGTGAAGAGTGTTATCAATTTTTTGATGATTTATGCACAGTAAATGAATTACAATCATTATCTCAACGTTTACTTGTAGCGAAGATGATTAAACAAGGTCATACATATGCTTCAATTGAAAAAGAGTCTGGTGCATCGACTGCAACAATCTCACGTGTGAAACGTTCGCTTCAGTGGGGTAACGACGCGTATACGTTAGTACTTGGAAGAATGGATAAAGAAGATTAA
- a CDS encoding M15 family metallopeptidase → MKKLTIIAISALLLSACNNEMQTKNNKEKQSIEHNANDIQTNKGVNNKALDKEVKDGITYIDGILIVNKEINLPKNYNPDVDATANEHLNTLIQNGNSEGLNLVLRSAFRSYDTQANLYQQYVARDGKKKADTYSAQPGHSEHQTGLAFDLGNAEGSDDFLESFEDTKEGQWLARHAHEYGFIIRYPKGKSDITGYQYEPWHLRYLGKETATKVYESGLTLEEYLGLK, encoded by the coding sequence ATGAAAAAACTTACAATAATCGCAATTTCTGCACTATTGCTTTCAGCTTGTAATAATGAGATGCAAACTAAGAATAATAAAGAGAAACAATCGATAGAACATAATGCAAATGATATACAGACAAACAAAGGTGTAAATAATAAGGCGCTCGATAAAGAAGTAAAAGATGGTATCACTTATATTGACGGTATACTTATCGTTAATAAAGAAATCAATTTACCAAAAAACTATAATCCTGATGTTGATGCTACAGCTAACGAACATTTAAATACATTAATTCAAAACGGTAATAGCGAGGGATTAAACCTTGTGTTACGCAGTGCGTTTCGCAGTTATGATACACAGGCAAATTTATATCAGCAGTATGTAGCGAGAGATGGCAAGAAGAAAGCTGATACGTATAGTGCGCAACCAGGACATTCGGAGCATCAGACAGGTCTTGCATTTGATTTAGGGAATGCTGAAGGGAGCGATGACTTCCTGGAATCGTTTGAAGACACGAAAGAAGGTCAGTGGCTTGCACGTCATGCACATGAATATGGTTTTATCATCCGTTATCCGAAAGGTAAGTCTGATATTACAGGATATCAGTATGAACCATGGCATTTAAGATATTTAGGTAAAGAAACAGCGACGAAAGTTTATGAAAGTGGTCTTACTCTGGAAGAATATCTAGGTTTAAAATAA
- a CDS encoding NETI motif-containing protein — protein sequence MKFEVKDNETIAQCLERMKLEGYMPVKRFQKPIFRENEKGEVEVYKEQIIFTGKKINP from the coding sequence ATGAAATTTGAAGTAAAAGATAACGAAACGATTGCACAATGTTTAGAACGTATGAAACTAGAAGGCTACATGCCGGTTAAAAGATTTCAGAAGCCGATATTTCGTGAGAACGAAAAAGGTGAAGTAGAAGTATATAAAGAACAGATTATCTTTACAGGTAAGAAAATAAATCCATAA
- the nadE gene encoding ammonia-dependent NAD(+) synthetase has protein sequence MLQRDIIKALYSKPSIDPKVEMRAIIDFIKEYVRTYPFIKSLVLGISGGQDSTLTGKLCQLAVDELKSEREIEFIAVRLPYGVQKDEQDCEDALTFIQPDKLFTINIKQAVDASINTLLQAGVTLTDFQKGNEKARERMKAQYSIAAAHSGIVVGTDHAAESITGFYTKFGDGGADIFPLAGLNKRQGKAILKELNCPEHLYNKVPTADLEEDKPQLPDETALGVTYDEIDDYLEGKSVSEKAQKVIEGHYLKTQHKRMLPITRYSFDELVK, from the coding sequence GTGTTACAACGAGATATTATTAAAGCGTTATATAGCAAACCATCAATTGATCCAAAAGTTGAGATGCGCGCGATAATAGATTTTATTAAAGAATATGTGCGTACGTATCCATTTATTAAATCGCTTGTCCTCGGTATATCTGGTGGACAGGATTCGACACTGACAGGTAAGTTATGTCAGCTTGCAGTTGATGAACTAAAGTCAGAGCGTGAAATCGAATTTATCGCAGTACGATTACCATACGGCGTTCAGAAGGACGAGCAGGATTGTGAGGACGCGCTGACGTTTATTCAACCGGACAAACTGTTTACGATTAATATTAAACAAGCAGTAGATGCAAGTATTAATACGTTGCTACAAGCAGGTGTAACGCTTACGGACTTCCAAAAAGGGAATGAAAAGGCACGTGAACGTATGAAGGCGCAGTATTCAATAGCGGCAGCACATAGCGGTATCGTTGTCGGCACAGACCATGCAGCAGAAAGCATTACAGGGTTTTATACGAAGTTTGGTGATGGCGGTGCGGATATATTCCCGTTAGCAGGTTTAAACAAGCGCCAAGGTAAAGCGATATTAAAGGAACTGAATTGTCCGGAACATTTATACAACAAAGTGCCGACAGCAGACTTAGAAGAAGATAAGCCACAACTTCCGGATGAAACAGCACTCGGTGTTACATATGATGAAATTGATGACTATTTAGAAGGTAAAAGCGTAAGTGAAAAAGCACAGAAGGTTATTGAAGGACACTATTTGAAAACACAGCATAAACGTATGTTACCGATCACGAGATATTCATTTGATGAACTAGTGAAATAA
- a CDS encoding DUF2179 domain-containing protein yields MPPIDNPWITVLLIFVINIFYVSFLTMRMILTLKGYRYLAAFVSVLEVLIYIVGLGMVMNGLDKIENIIAYALGFGAGIIVGMKIEEMIALGYIVINVTTAEYDKEIPKTLRDLGYGVTHYAANGRDGDRLVMQILTPRRFELKLMETVKQLDPKAFIIAYEPKNIHGGFWVKGVRSKKLRAYDTDEI; encoded by the coding sequence GTGCCACCAATAGATAATCCATGGATTACAGTACTGCTCATATTTGTCATTAATATTTTCTATGTATCGTTTTTAACGATGCGTATGATATTAACGCTGAAAGGATACCGTTATTTAGCAGCGTTTGTGTCAGTACTTGAAGTACTCATTTACATTGTAGGGCTTGGAATGGTTATGAATGGACTCGATAAAATTGAGAACATTATCGCATATGCACTCGGTTTCGGTGCAGGTATCATCGTCGGAATGAAGATTGAAGAAATGATCGCGCTCGGCTATATCGTCATTAACGTGACTACAGCTGAATACGATAAAGAAATTCCGAAAACTTTAAGAGACTTAGGGTATGGTGTCACGCACTATGCAGCAAATGGTCGTGATGGAGACCGACTCGTCATGCAAATATTAACACCACGCCGATTTGAACTTAAATTAATGGAAACAGTAAAACAACTCGATCCAAAAGCGTTTATTATCGCATATGAACCGAAAAATATACACGGTGGATTCTGGGTTAAAGGTGTTAGAAGTAAAAAGTTAAGGGCGTATGACACAGATGAAATTTGA